From a single Sinomonas atrocyanea genomic region:
- a CDS encoding polyketide cyclase has translation MSEFRHLSVPIALSPRAVSAFAGNPANLPRWAAGLAAGIREERGRWLADSPLGAIEVRFVGDPSAGILDHEVVLPDGTTVLNQFRILADGPHSLAVFHLRRGEGVGDAEFDSDAAAVQADLETLRRLLEGGACVPGAHSG, from the coding sequence GTGTCCGAGTTCCGCCATCTGAGCGTCCCCATCGCCCTGTCCCCCCGCGCCGTCTCCGCGTTCGCCGGCAACCCGGCCAACCTCCCGCGCTGGGCGGCCGGACTGGCCGCGGGCATCCGTGAGGAGCGTGGGCGCTGGCTCGCCGACTCGCCGCTGGGCGCCATCGAGGTGCGATTCGTCGGAGACCCCTCCGCCGGAATCCTCGACCACGAGGTCGTGCTCCCGGACGGCACCACCGTGCTAAACCAGTTCCGGATCCTCGCGGACGGGCCGCACAGCCTCGCCGTCTTCCACCTCCGCCGCGGGGAGGGCGTCGGCGACGCGGAGTTCGACTCGGACGCGGCCGCCGTCCAGGCCGACCTCGAAACCCTGCGGCGTCTGCTCGAGGGCGGCGCGTGTGTCCCCGGGGCCCACAGCGGGTAG
- a CDS encoding lactonase family protein, whose amino-acid sequence MTQQTPLVAIACAEAGAVDLLSLDTQTGRLEHSGRIGGLDGAAALAFGPDGPLYAGCNGSRPRAVVLHPDGETGEERRLPASTCFIAVAPDGRALFSASYGEGRLDRVPLPGGEDDAGPVTYATGRNTHCAAASPDGRFLYATSLGDDRVSWFPLDGDAAGSGVREPSGHVATEPGSGPRYLRFNRAGDRAYVVHELSGAIAVYGREAENGRLELLQRTSAAAGLDLHPGVVRSAQTPDPGPGVVWAADLRITPDERFLYTTERSSGTLACFALREGLLEFLGRVETEQVPGSAAIDPTGQFLLVAGEGSHAVTSYRIAEDGSLSAVSRARMSAGPVAVDCGAIA is encoded by the coding sequence GTGACCCAGCAGACCCCGCTCGTCGCCATCGCCTGCGCGGAGGCGGGCGCCGTCGACCTCCTCTCCCTCGACACGCAGACGGGACGGCTCGAGCACTCGGGCCGGATCGGCGGCCTGGACGGCGCCGCGGCCCTCGCCTTCGGCCCCGACGGCCCGCTCTACGCAGGGTGCAACGGGAGCCGGCCCCGCGCCGTCGTCCTCCATCCCGACGGCGAGACCGGGGAGGAGCGCCGGCTGCCCGCCTCGACCTGCTTCATCGCGGTCGCCCCCGACGGCCGCGCGCTGTTCAGCGCCTCGTACGGGGAGGGCCGCCTGGACCGCGTCCCGCTCCCCGGGGGTGAGGACGACGCCGGCCCCGTCACCTACGCGACCGGGCGCAACACGCACTGCGCGGCCGCCAGCCCCGACGGGCGCTTCCTCTATGCGACCTCCCTCGGCGACGACCGGGTGAGCTGGTTCCCCCTGGACGGGGACGCCGCCGGCTCTGGGGTGCGCGAGCCCAGCGGGCACGTGGCGACCGAGCCCGGGTCGGGCCCCCGGTACCTGCGGTTCAACCGCGCCGGAGACCGCGCGTACGTGGTGCATGAGCTCTCCGGGGCCATCGCGGTCTACGGCAGGGAGGCGGAGAACGGCCGCCTCGAGCTCCTCCAGCGCACCTCCGCCGCGGCCGGGCTGGACCTCCACCCGGGAGTGGTCCGGTCGGCGCAGACGCCGGACCCGGGCCCCGGCGTGGTCTGGGCCGCGGACCTGAGGATCACTCCGGACGAGCGCTTCCTCTACACGACCGAGCGGTCCTCGGGGACCCTGGCGTGCTTCGCGCTCCGGGAGGGTCTGCTCGAGTTCCTCGGCCGGGTCGAGACCGAGCAGGTGCCCGGGAGCGCGGCGATCGACCCGACCGGCCAGTTCCTCCTCGTGGCGGGCGAGGGCTCGCACGCCGTGACGAGCTACAGGATTGCCGAGGACGGCTCGCTCTCGGCCGTCTCGAGGGCGCGGATGAGCGCCGGCCCGGTCGCCGTCGACTGCGGGGCGATCGCCTAG
- a CDS encoding LysE/ArgO family amino acid transporter: protein MQMQISLVDLHKSGSYRRRVLLSYLAGFGASLGLIVVIGAQNAFVLRQGIKREWVLPVVVLCALSDAVLIFAGVAGIGAAVQGAPVVLQVIRWVGAAFLLTYGFFAAQRALRPGALQAAAGAGAATLGATLATVLALTWLNPHVYLDTLVLLGSLANAQGEGRWAFGVGAASASALWFPLIGYGARALSGFFARPASWRVLDGAVALLMVGLAGMLLFGG, encoded by the coding sequence ATGCAGATGCAGATATCGTTAGTTGATCTTCATAAGTCCGGCTCGTACCGTCGGAGGGTGCTCCTCTCCTATCTCGCCGGGTTCGGCGCCAGCCTCGGCCTCATCGTGGTGATCGGCGCGCAGAACGCGTTCGTGCTCCGGCAGGGGATCAAGCGCGAGTGGGTGCTGCCCGTCGTGGTGCTGTGCGCGCTGAGCGACGCCGTGCTGATCTTCGCCGGCGTCGCCGGGATCGGCGCGGCGGTCCAGGGCGCGCCCGTGGTCCTGCAGGTGATCCGCTGGGTCGGTGCCGCGTTCCTTCTCACCTACGGATTCTTCGCGGCCCAGCGGGCCCTGCGGCCGGGCGCGCTGCAGGCCGCCGCGGGCGCCGGCGCCGCGACGCTGGGGGCCACGCTCGCGACCGTCCTCGCACTGACCTGGCTCAACCCGCACGTGTACCTCGACACCCTCGTCCTGCTGGGCTCCCTCGCCAACGCGCAGGGCGAGGGGCGGTGGGCGTTCGGCGTCGGCGCGGCCTCGGCGAGCGCCCTGTGGTTCCCGCTCATCGGCTACGGAGCGCGGGCGCTGAGCGGGTTCTTCGCCCGGCCCGCGTCGTGGCGCGTGCTGGACGGGGCCGTGGCGCTGCTCATGGTCGGCCTCGCGGGGATGCTCCTGTTCGGCGGGTGA
- a CDS encoding hemerythrin domain-containing protein, which translates to MTQTPAGPTEPDVVDILTRDHQEMVELIARIEGAADSSTRRELADTVIAEVMRHAVAEEMYVYPVVEKHVPDGKEEVEHDKGEHAEIVDLMKELERIDAADARFIEVVRDLEAKLRHHANDEETDQFPKLRAHIPYDELIDLGKKVENAKKVAPTRPHPHAPHSELFHKTVGAGVGMVDGLRDKLTGRRAGPGARASKARARG; encoded by the coding sequence ATGACCCAGACGCCAGCAGGCCCCACCGAACCGGACGTCGTGGACATCCTGACCCGCGACCACCAGGAGATGGTCGAGCTGATCGCCCGGATCGAGGGGGCGGCCGATTCCTCGACCCGGCGTGAGCTCGCGGACACCGTGATCGCCGAGGTCATGCGCCATGCCGTCGCCGAGGAGATGTACGTCTACCCCGTCGTCGAGAAGCACGTCCCCGATGGGAAGGAGGAGGTCGAGCACGACAAGGGCGAGCACGCCGAGATCGTCGACCTCATGAAGGAGCTGGAGAGGATCGACGCCGCGGATGCACGCTTCATCGAGGTCGTCCGGGACCTGGAGGCGAAGCTGCGGCACCACGCCAACGACGAGGAAACGGACCAGTTCCCCAAGCTGCGGGCCCACATCCCCTACGACGAACTGATCGACCTCGGCAAGAAGGTGGAGAACGCCAAGAAGGTCGCGCCGACCCGGCCGCACCCCCACGCGCCGCATTCGGAGCTGTTCCACAAGACCGTGGGCGCCGGGGTGGGCATGGTGGACGGTCTCCGGGACAAGCTCACGGGCCGGCGCGCCGGCCCGGGGGCTCGGGCCTCGAAGGCTCGGGCCCGCGGCTAG
- a CDS encoding YybH family protein produces the protein MGIEQVIDQYHSGLHAFAVGDPAPIKALYARSGDVLLANPFGGSSRGWDAVSQALDFASSKFRDGSPVRFEEVSRYVGADLVTLFEHEHWETKIGGRDERSPFDLRVTTTFRLEGDGWQLVSRHADPLTTPHPDGPIRPTG, from the coding sequence ATGGGCATCGAGCAGGTCATCGACCAATACCACTCTGGATTGCACGCATTTGCCGTCGGCGATCCGGCACCGATCAAGGCACTGTACGCGCGCAGCGGTGACGTGCTTCTGGCGAACCCCTTCGGCGGCTCCTCGCGGGGCTGGGACGCGGTTTCGCAGGCGCTGGACTTCGCTTCATCGAAATTCCGTGATGGGTCGCCTGTTCGGTTCGAAGAAGTCTCTCGATACGTCGGCGCTGATCTCGTCACGCTGTTCGAGCACGAGCACTGGGAGACCAAGATCGGCGGTCGCGATGAGCGCTCGCCCTTCGATCTGCGCGTCACGACCACCTTCCGGTTGGAGGGCGATGGCTGGCAGCTGGTCAGCCGGCACGCCGATCCGCTCACGACCCCGCACCCCGACGGGCCGATCCGCCCCACCGGCTGA
- a CDS encoding serine/threonine-protein kinase: MAESDTGRDPVLVGGRYRLLELAGSGAMATVHRARDEVLGRDVAVKTFRAHASDPRREERRRSEMQVLARLNHPSLVRLYDAGTDAQDDGTHHVAYLVMEFVHGTDLRKRLASGPLTPDDVRQLGLDLAGALACVHSLGIVHRDIKPANILVPDAGPGRRLPAKLTDFGIARLTDASRLTVTNTTIGTANYLSPEQARGEKVGPASDIYSLGLVLLECLKGSMEFTGGAVEAAVARLLRSPRIPEDLGEPWAPLLARMTARDAADRPTAAEILGVLRGELPAAGAVPAQGGPTEVLPAESVPSPTRVLPAGDSRPTTARTPVVGQDVSTARWAAAPVGQPKTPPAGARAGGRRRTQGKALVRAAIVVGIIATLLVVVPLALRAAMMPSPPAQPVPASPTAPAGGPSADPAATDPGLTTPATSLLPSPRPAKAKGKERKPHDAPLQGGAGG; this comes from the coding sequence GTGGCCGAGAGCGACACGGGGCGAGACCCCGTCCTCGTCGGCGGCAGGTACCGGCTCCTCGAGCTCGCTGGCAGCGGGGCGATGGCCACCGTCCACCGGGCCCGGGACGAAGTCCTGGGCCGCGACGTGGCGGTCAAGACCTTCCGCGCCCACGCCTCGGACCCCCGTCGTGAGGAGCGCCGGCGCAGCGAGATGCAGGTCCTCGCCCGCCTCAACCACCCCAGCCTCGTCCGGCTCTACGACGCCGGCACCGACGCGCAGGACGACGGCACCCACCACGTGGCCTACCTGGTTATGGAGTTCGTCCACGGCACCGACCTGCGGAAGCGGCTCGCCTCAGGCCCGCTCACGCCCGACGACGTGCGGCAGCTCGGTCTCGACCTCGCCGGCGCGCTGGCCTGCGTGCATTCGCTCGGGATCGTGCACCGCGACATCAAGCCGGCCAACATCCTCGTCCCCGACGCCGGACCGGGGCGGCGCCTGCCCGCGAAGCTGACTGACTTCGGGATCGCCCGGCTGACCGACGCGTCCCGGCTCACGGTGACGAACACGACGATCGGCACCGCCAACTACCTCAGTCCCGAACAGGCCCGCGGCGAGAAGGTCGGGCCCGCGTCGGACATCTACTCCCTCGGCTTGGTGCTGCTCGAATGCCTCAAGGGGTCGATGGAATTCACAGGCGGCGCGGTGGAGGCCGCCGTGGCCCGGCTCCTGCGCTCCCCCAGGATCCCCGAGGACCTGGGCGAGCCCTGGGCACCTCTGCTGGCCCGGATGACGGCGCGCGACGCCGCAGACCGCCCGACCGCAGCCGAGATCCTGGGCGTCCTCCGCGGTGAGCTTCCGGCCGCCGGCGCCGTCCCGGCGCAGGGCGGCCCTACCGAGGTCCTCCCTGCCGAGTCAGTCCCTTCGCCGACCCGCGTGCTCCCCGCCGGGGACAGCCGGCCCACCACGGCCCGAACTCCCGTGGTCGGGCAGGACGTCTCGACGGCGCGCTGGGCAGCCGCGCCTGTCGGCCAGCCGAAGACGCCTCCGGCCGGCGCGAGGGCTGGCGGGCGGCGGCGCACTCAGGGCAAGGCGCTGGTGAGGGCGGCGATCGTCGTCGGAATCATTGCCACGCTGCTGGTGGTGGTGCCCTTGGCGCTCCGCGCGGCGATGATGCCGTCCCCGCCGGCCCAGCCAGTGCCCGCATCCCCAACTGCGCCTGCCGGCGGCCCCTCTGCGGATCCCGCGGCCACCGACCCTGGCCTGACGACGCCCGCGACCTCGTTGCTGCCCAGCCCGAGGCCGGCGAAGGCCAAGGGCAAGGAGAGGAAGCCCCACGACGCTCCCCTGCAGGGCGGCGCGGGAGGGTAG
- a CDS encoding aldehyde dehydrogenase family protein, producing the protein MQTTDSLLDAIAAAPGAPGQELFDPATGELVGVAPVHGLAELEAAIGAAKAAQPAWAAAGHEARSAALLAAAEAVEARAEELARILSREQGKPLNGPNARFEVGACAAWLRAAAATALEPETVVDDGTTRAVLHYRPLGIVGAIGPWNWPMMITVWQIAPALRMGNAAIVKPSSYTPLSVLALIRVINEALPDGILTVVAGDRQVGSALAEHPAIAKVMFTGSTGAGKAIIRSSADTVKRLTLELGGNDAGIVLPDADPQAIAEGIFWGAFINTGQTCAALKRLYVHTGLYDQVCQALTDFARTVPMGPGLEEANLLGPLQNASQHAIVKDLVQAAKDSGARILLGGDPDESAPGHFYPTTLVTDIDNENPLVTEEQFGPALPIIRYTDIDHAVQMANALEVGLGASVWATDTDAARAVAHRLEAGTVWINTHGTVHPMAPFGGAKQSGYGLEFGTEGLKALGQPQVIHG; encoded by the coding sequence CTGCAGACCACGGATTCCCTGCTGGATGCGATCGCGGCGGCGCCGGGGGCGCCCGGCCAGGAGCTGTTCGATCCGGCCACCGGCGAGCTCGTCGGCGTCGCCCCGGTGCACGGGCTGGCCGAGCTCGAGGCCGCGATCGGCGCGGCGAAGGCGGCCCAGCCGGCCTGGGCCGCGGCCGGCCATGAGGCCCGCTCGGCCGCGCTCCTCGCCGCGGCCGAGGCGGTCGAGGCCCGCGCCGAGGAACTGGCCCGGATCCTCTCCCGCGAGCAGGGCAAGCCCCTCAACGGCCCCAACGCCCGCTTCGAGGTCGGCGCGTGCGCCGCGTGGCTGCGCGCCGCAGCCGCCACCGCTCTGGAGCCCGAGACCGTCGTCGACGACGGCACCACCCGCGCGGTGCTCCACTACCGGCCCCTGGGCATCGTCGGGGCCATCGGCCCCTGGAACTGGCCCATGATGATCACCGTCTGGCAGATCGCCCCCGCCCTGCGCATGGGCAACGCCGCCATCGTCAAGCCCTCCAGCTACACCCCCCTGTCCGTCCTGGCCCTCATCCGCGTCATCAACGAGGCCCTCCCCGACGGCATCCTCACCGTCGTCGCCGGCGACCGGCAGGTCGGCTCCGCCCTCGCCGAGCACCCCGCCATCGCCAAGGTCATGTTCACCGGCTCCACCGGCGCCGGCAAGGCCATCATCCGCTCCAGCGCGGACACCGTGAAGCGCCTCACCCTCGAACTCGGCGGCAACGACGCCGGCATCGTCCTGCCCGACGCCGACCCGCAGGCGATCGCCGAGGGCATCTTCTGGGGCGCCTTCATCAACACCGGCCAGACCTGCGCCGCCCTCAAGCGCCTCTACGTCCACACCGGCCTCTACGACCAGGTCTGCCAGGCGCTCACCGACTTCGCCCGCACCGTACCCATGGGCCCCGGCCTGGAGGAGGCCAACCTCCTCGGCCCCCTACAGAACGCCTCCCAGCACGCCATCGTCAAAGACCTCGTCCAGGCCGCCAAGGACTCCGGCGCCCGCATCCTCCTCGGCGGCGACCCCGACGAGAGCGCCCCCGGCCACTTCTACCCCACCACCCTCGTCACCGACATAGACAACGAGAACCCCCTCGTCACCGAAGAGCAGTTCGGCCCCGCCCTGCCCATCATCAGATACACCGACATCGACCACGCCGTGCAGATGGCCAACGCCCTCGAGGTCGGCCTCGGCGCCTCCGTCTGGGCCACCGACACCGACGCCGCACGCGCCGTCGCCCACCGCCTCGAAGCCGGCACCGTCTGGATCAACACCCACGGCACCGTCCACCCCATGGCCCCCTTCGGCGGCGCCAAGCAATCCGGCTACGGCCTCGAATTCGGCACCGAAGGACTCAAGGCCCTCGGCCAACCCCAAGTCATCCACGGATAG
- a CDS encoding oxidoreductase: protein MQVALVTGASSGIGEAAVRALLGAGYTVYAAARRVERMEALAHDGARLLALDVTDDASLTDGVRKVLGETGRVDVLVNNAGYGSFGALEEVPLEEARRQFEVNVFGLARLTQLVLPGMRERRSGTIVNVSSMGGQFYEPLGSWYHATKFAVEGLSDSLRIELRPFGVRVVVVQPGAIRSEWSSIARGSLLEVSGRGPYARGARRVAGVMKTAYMPGMASPPQVVAGAILQAVEARHPLPRYRVGAGARPLLALRKVLPDRLFDLIVRGIYRH, encoded by the coding sequence CAAGCGGGATCGGCGAGGCCGCCGTGCGCGCCCTCCTCGGAGCTGGATACACCGTCTACGCCGCGGCGCGGCGCGTGGAGCGGATGGAGGCCCTCGCGCACGACGGCGCGCGCCTCCTCGCGCTCGACGTCACCGACGACGCCTCGCTCACCGACGGCGTCCGGAAGGTCCTCGGCGAGACGGGCCGCGTGGACGTGCTGGTCAACAACGCCGGCTACGGCTCCTTCGGCGCCCTCGAGGAAGTGCCGCTCGAGGAGGCCCGCCGCCAGTTCGAGGTCAACGTCTTCGGCCTTGCGCGCCTGACCCAGCTCGTGCTGCCGGGCATGCGGGAACGCCGCTCGGGGACGATCGTGAACGTGTCCTCGATGGGTGGCCAGTTCTACGAGCCCCTCGGCTCCTGGTACCACGCGACCAAGTTCGCGGTGGAGGGGCTCTCCGACTCCCTCCGGATCGAGCTGCGGCCCTTCGGCGTCCGCGTCGTGGTGGTCCAACCCGGCGCGATCCGGTCCGAATGGAGCTCGATCGCCCGCGGCTCCCTCCTCGAGGTGTCCGGACGAGGTCCCTACGCCAGGGGAGCGCGGCGCGTGGCCGGCGTCATGAAGACCGCGTATATGCCCGGAATGGCATCTCCCCCGCAGGTCGTGGCGGGTGCCATCCTCCAGGCTGTCGAGGCCCGTCACCCGCTGCCGCGATACCGCGTCGGAGCGGGGGCCCGGCCCCTCCTGGCGCTGCGGAAGGTCCTCCCGGACCGGCTCTTCGACCTGATCGTCCGCGGGATCTACCGGCACTGA
- a CDS encoding MFS transporter encodes MSNVLNPTPEQKAIWVRRAIVAGVIGTTIEWYDFVLFGTASALVFNTLFFPKFDPLLGTAAALTTTAIGYFFRPLGGFVFGALGDRIGRKNVLAATLVLMGLSTALIGVLPTYAQAGIWAPILMLLLRILQGIGAGAEFGGAQVMVSEHASKKRQGLLTSLPGAGLALGIMLGTSFYSLLDFMPKNEFMAYGWRLPFLASVIGIGIGLFIRMRVMESPEYLAVTRTKERPKSPVREVFASHKRNWFVAMFACFAENATTNLVKTFVLAYAATFLHLDKSVGLNGLFVASLVSLFTYPLFGWLGDRLGIGRVYIGSAIAVAAFIIPMFWMINTKSAPVVIIAIVLIYAVAVRGMSATQGAYLANLFPARIRFTGLASSREVGSAISGGIGPVLATLLLAATHSYWPVALYMISQAAITIAAVWIGPSRQRAVGADADAVHEPAAAPLQAS; translated from the coding sequence ATGTCCAACGTCCTGAACCCGACCCCTGAGCAGAAGGCCATATGGGTCCGCCGGGCCATCGTGGCCGGCGTCATCGGCACCACGATCGAGTGGTACGACTTCGTGCTCTTCGGCACCGCGTCGGCCCTGGTGTTCAACACCCTCTTCTTCCCCAAATTCGACCCGCTGCTCGGCACCGCCGCGGCGCTGACCACGACCGCCATCGGATACTTCTTCCGTCCCCTCGGCGGGTTCGTGTTCGGCGCCCTCGGCGACAGGATCGGCCGCAAGAACGTCCTCGCGGCAACGCTGGTCCTCATGGGGCTGTCCACCGCACTCATCGGGGTCCTGCCCACCTATGCGCAGGCCGGCATCTGGGCGCCGATCCTGATGCTCCTCCTGCGCATCCTGCAGGGAATCGGCGCGGGGGCCGAGTTCGGAGGGGCCCAGGTCATGGTCTCCGAGCACGCGAGCAAGAAGCGCCAGGGCCTGCTGACGAGCCTGCCCGGCGCGGGCCTGGCCCTCGGCATCATGCTCGGCACGTCGTTCTACTCCCTCCTCGACTTCATGCCCAAGAACGAATTCATGGCCTACGGCTGGCGCCTTCCGTTCCTGGCCAGCGTGATCGGCATCGGCATCGGCCTGTTCATCAGGATGCGCGTCATGGAGTCCCCGGAGTACCTCGCCGTCACCCGGACGAAGGAGCGGCCCAAGAGCCCGGTCAGGGAGGTCTTCGCCTCCCACAAGCGGAACTGGTTCGTGGCCATGTTCGCCTGCTTCGCAGAGAACGCGACCACCAACCTCGTCAAGACCTTCGTCCTGGCCTACGCGGCAACCTTCCTGCACCTCGACAAGAGCGTGGGGCTCAACGGCCTCTTCGTCGCCTCGCTCGTCAGCCTCTTCACCTACCCTCTCTTCGGATGGCTCGGCGACCGCCTGGGCATCGGGCGCGTCTACATCGGCTCCGCGATCGCGGTCGCAGCGTTCATCATCCCGATGTTCTGGATGATCAACACCAAGTCGGCGCCGGTGGTCATCATCGCCATCGTCCTCATCTACGCCGTCGCCGTGCGCGGCATGTCGGCCACCCAGGGCGCGTACCTGGCCAACCTCTTCCCGGCACGCATCCGCTTCACCGGCCTCGCCTCCTCCCGCGAAGTCGGCAGCGCGATCTCCGGCGGCATCGGTCCCGTCCTGGCCACGCTCCTGCTGGCGGCGACGCACTCCTACTGGCCCGTGGCGCTCTACATGATCAGCCAGGCCGCGATCACGATCGCCGCCGTCTGGATCGGGCCGAGCAGGCAGAGGGCCGTCGGCGCGGACGCGGACGCGGTGCACGAGCCCGCGGCCGCCCCGCTCCAGGCGTCCTGA
- a CDS encoding LysR family transcriptional regulator ArgP: MDLEQLRALAAVVDQETFEAAADELRITPSAVSQRIKALERSVGSVLVRRLKPVVPTPAGERLLRSARQLLLLADEALLALRSDRTHDAGRAGSAGTGTELLRVPIVANADSIATWLPPAIREVALGGRIAVELLRDDEHATADLLRSGDAVGAVTADPRPVQGCSVRPLGTMVYRAKASAEFAARWFPGGATPEALGAAPVMQYDRKDSHQLALLARVAPEATPPQHFIPDSVQYVEAVHAGLGWGMVPDQQDPDGSLVELDPAWREDLRLYWQSWTLDSPGLAEVGDAVVRAAAVLRQR; encoded by the coding sequence ATGGACTTGGAGCAGCTGCGGGCGCTCGCCGCCGTCGTGGACCAGGAGACGTTCGAGGCCGCGGCGGACGAGCTGCGCATCACGCCCTCGGCCGTGAGCCAGCGGATCAAGGCGCTCGAGCGCTCGGTGGGCAGCGTGCTCGTGCGCCGGCTCAAGCCGGTGGTGCCCACCCCGGCGGGGGAGCGGCTGCTGCGCTCCGCCCGCCAGCTGCTCCTGCTCGCCGACGAGGCGCTGCTCGCCCTCCGTTCGGACCGGACGCACGACGCCGGCCGGGCGGGTTCCGCGGGAACCGGCACCGAGCTGCTGCGCGTGCCGATCGTGGCCAACGCGGACTCGATCGCCACCTGGCTGCCCCCCGCGATCCGCGAGGTGGCGCTGGGAGGCCGGATCGCCGTCGAGCTCCTGCGCGACGACGAGCATGCCACCGCGGACCTGCTCCGCTCGGGCGACGCCGTCGGCGCGGTCACCGCAGACCCGCGGCCCGTCCAGGGTTGCAGCGTGCGGCCGCTCGGGACGATGGTGTACCGGGCGAAGGCGTCGGCGGAGTTCGCCGCGCGCTGGTTCCCCGGGGGCGCCACACCGGAGGCGCTCGGGGCGGCGCCCGTCATGCAGTACGACCGCAAGGACAGCCACCAGCTCGCGCTCCTGGCCCGGGTGGCGCCCGAGGCCACGCCCCCGCAGCACTTCATCCCCGACTCCGTGCAGTACGTCGAGGCCGTGCACGCCGGGCTCGGCTGGGGCATGGTGCCCGACCAGCAGGACCCCGACGGCTCGCTCGTGGAGCTCGACCCGGCCTGGCGGGAGGACCTCAGGCTCTACTGGCAGTCGTGGACGCTCGACTCGCCCGGCCTCGCGGAGGTGGGCGACGCCGTCGTGCGCGCCGCCGCGGTGCTGCGGCAGCGCTGA